From the Accumulibacter sp. genome, one window contains:
- a CDS encoding multidrug effflux MFS transporter — MLATPRPSAGLALLLTTLVALGPLSTDLYLPALPTLARVFASDAAAVQLTLSVFLAGFACGQIVYGPLSDRFGRRPALLGGLALYCLGSLGCVFAPDIATLIGARFVQALGACAGPVIGRAIVRDIWGASESARIIAYMGSAMALAPLIGPTLGGFLTILFGWQSNFVLLLLIAVMQLLAVARALGESNLRRDPDATRPRRMLANFAQLLANRAYLGYLLTFSFSYSALFAFISGSSFVLAERHGLTPQVYGICFGSVVAGYLLGSLISGRLVRRLGSDRLLLIGACIGAIAGLAMALLEYAGVRTLAAILVPMFFCTMGTGLVMPNAIARALAPYPAMAGAASALMGFVQMSVAALVGIAVGHGLAGGGAALATAVAICTLLAPVSWLLLLRRGR; from the coding sequence ATGCTAGCGACGCCGCGCCCGTCCGCCGGCCTGGCGCTGCTGCTGACGACCCTGGTCGCCCTCGGCCCGCTATCGACGGATCTCTACCTGCCGGCGCTGCCGACTCTCGCCCGGGTCTTCGCCAGCGACGCCGCCGCGGTGCAACTGACGCTGTCGGTCTTTCTCGCCGGCTTCGCCTGTGGTCAGATCGTCTACGGCCCGCTGTCCGACCGCTTCGGACGCCGCCCGGCGCTGCTCGGCGGTCTGGCGCTCTACTGTCTCGGCTCGCTCGGCTGCGTCTTCGCCCCCGACATCGCGACACTGATCGGCGCCCGCTTCGTGCAGGCGCTCGGTGCCTGCGCCGGCCCGGTGATCGGGCGCGCGATCGTGCGCGACATCTGGGGAGCCAGCGAGTCGGCACGGATCATCGCCTACATGGGCAGCGCCATGGCCCTCGCGCCCCTGATCGGACCGACGCTTGGCGGCTTCCTCACCATCCTCTTCGGCTGGCAGTCGAATTTCGTGCTCCTGCTGCTGATCGCCGTGATGCAGCTTCTGGCCGTCGCGCGCGCCCTCGGCGAGAGCAACCTGCGGCGTGACCCGGACGCCACCAGGCCGCGCCGGATGCTCGCCAACTTCGCCCAACTGCTGGCCAACCGGGCCTACCTCGGCTACCTGCTCACCTTTTCCTTCTCCTACAGCGCACTCTTCGCCTTCATCTCGGGATCGTCCTTCGTCCTCGCCGAGCGGCACGGGCTGACGCCGCAGGTCTACGGCATCTGCTTCGGCAGCGTCGTCGCCGGCTACCTGCTCGGCTCGCTGATCTCCGGGCGACTGGTACGGCGCCTCGGCAGCGACCGGCTGCTCCTGATCGGCGCCTGCATCGGTGCCATCGCCGGCCTCGCCATGGCCCTGCTCGAGTACGCCGGCGTCCGCACGCTCGCCGCCATCCTCGTGCCGATGTTCTTCTGCACCATGGGAACCGGCCTCGTCATGCCGAACGCGATCGCGCGCGCACTCGCCCCCTATCCGGCGATGGCGGGCGCGGCGTCGGCGCTCATGGGCTTCGTCCAGATGAGCGTGGCGGCACTGGTCGGCATCGCCGTCGGCCACGGGCTCGCGGGCGGCGGCGCGGCACTGGCGACAGCGGTCGCCATCTGCACCCTGCTCGCGCCCGTTTCATGGTTGCTGCTGCTGCGCCGTGGCCGCTGA
- a CDS encoding TOTE conflict system archaeo-eukaryotic primase domain-containing protein, whose translation MGAVSEVSQHSAVDAKIALFRSLFRGRDDLYARRFASLRTGLTGYTPACANEWARGLCDKRAVRCQDCPSRRFLPLTDETIRQHLTGHDDRGREFVIGVYPMLLDETCFFLAIDFDKQGWCADIGAVRDTCRELGLPAAVERSRSGNGGHLWLFFAEALPAVLARKLAAHILTETMERRPEIGLDSYDRLFPNQDTLPKGGFGNLIALPLQKRPRESDDSVFLDGRFLPWPDQWAFLSTMQRITRAQAESIVRAAEQRGRVVGVRFPVLDEDQEGDVEPWSAPPSRRRAEPPIVGTLPERLELILGNEIYLAQEGLPAALRNRLLRLAAFQNPEFYRAQAMRLPTFGTPRVISCAEQHPLHIGLPRGCLDEIQDLLGSLGIECIVRDERHSGVPLGVSFQGSLRPRQAVAAQALAGHDHGVLAATTAFGKTVVAAWLIARRGVSTLVLVHRQQLLEQWVERLASFLGLPSKAIGRIGGGRNKPNGTLDVALIQSLVRAGVVDDRVGEYGHLVVDECHHLPALSFEQLVRRAKARYVLGLSATVTRKDGHHPIVFMQCGPVRHRVSAREQAAERPFIHNVWVRPTAFHAPSAGGADLRVQFHDLYEALIADDRRNRLIVDDVAAAVREGRSPVVLTERTGHLEQLAERLEPIVRHLVVLRGGMGRRQLQEALARLVAIPESEERVVLATGGYLGEGFDDARLDTLFLTLPVSWRGTIAQYAGRLHRLHDSKREVRIYDYADLNVPLLARMFDRRCKGYEAVGYTILLPASAVPGWPPEVPLPVEAEWKRAYAASVQRLLRDGVDAPLGELFVHAAGTFEPGASGAGRARSASEAFLHRRLQTLPDTAGKFRLNVVLSIPFDGRGGMEVDLLAAEARVAVEVDGPQHLADATAYRRDRRKDALLQENGYVVLRFLAEDVGKHLDEVLDMVLRTLARRQRELTPGQG comes from the coding sequence ATGGGCGCCGTATCCGAAGTCTCGCAGCACTCCGCCGTAGATGCCAAGATCGCCCTGTTCCGGTCGCTCTTCCGGGGGCGGGACGACCTCTATGCGCGCCGTTTCGCAAGCCTCCGCACGGGTCTGACGGGTTACACTCCCGCCTGCGCCAACGAGTGGGCGCGTGGACTGTGCGACAAGCGGGCGGTCAGGTGCCAGGACTGCCCCAGTCGGCGATTCCTGCCGCTGACCGACGAAACCATTCGCCAGCATCTGACGGGCCACGATGACCGTGGTCGCGAGTTCGTCATCGGCGTTTACCCGATGCTTCTCGATGAGACCTGCTTCTTTCTTGCCATCGATTTCGACAAGCAAGGCTGGTGTGCGGACATCGGCGCCGTTCGCGACACGTGCCGGGAACTGGGGCTGCCGGCCGCGGTCGAGCGATCGCGCTCGGGCAACGGCGGCCACCTGTGGTTGTTCTTCGCCGAGGCCCTGCCGGCTGTCCTGGCGAGGAAACTCGCTGCGCACATCCTCACCGAGACGATGGAACGACGACCAGAAATCGGTCTGGATTCGTACGACCGGTTGTTTCCGAACCAGGACACCCTGCCCAAGGGCGGTTTCGGCAACCTGATCGCCTTGCCGCTGCAGAAGCGCCCGCGGGAAAGCGACGACAGCGTGTTCCTCGACGGACGGTTTCTTCCCTGGCCGGATCAGTGGGCGTTTCTCTCGACCATGCAAAGGATCACCCGCGCGCAAGCCGAGTCCATTGTTCGCGCCGCCGAGCAACGCGGGCGTGTCGTCGGAGTTCGCTTTCCCGTGCTCGACGAAGACCAGGAAGGCGACGTCGAGCCGTGGAGCGCACCGCCCTCGCGCCGCCGAGCCGAACCGCCGATCGTCGGGACTTTGCCGGAACGACTGGAGCTGATCCTCGGCAACGAGATCTATCTTGCCCAAGAGGGATTGCCCGCCGCCTTGCGCAATCGCCTGCTGCGGTTGGCGGCGTTCCAGAATCCGGAGTTCTACCGGGCGCAGGCGATGCGCCTGCCGACCTTCGGCACGCCACGGGTGATCTCCTGCGCCGAGCAGCATCCGCTGCATATTGGTCTGCCACGCGGCTGCCTGGACGAGATCCAGGATCTGCTCGGCAGCCTCGGGATCGAATGCATCGTGCGCGACGAGCGCCACTCCGGCGTACCGCTGGGCGTCTCGTTCCAGGGCAGCTTGCGGCCGCGGCAGGCGGTCGCCGCCCAAGCCTTGGCCGGCCACGACCACGGAGTTCTCGCCGCGACCACCGCTTTCGGCAAGACCGTTGTCGCGGCGTGGCTGATCGCCAGGCGCGGCGTCAGCACGCTGGTGCTCGTCCACCGCCAGCAACTGTTGGAGCAGTGGGTCGAACGGCTGGCAAGCTTCCTGGGATTGCCGTCCAAGGCCATCGGCCGCATCGGCGGCGGTCGCAACAAGCCGAACGGCACGCTCGACGTGGCGCTGATCCAGAGCCTCGTCCGCGCGGGCGTGGTCGATGACCGGGTCGGGGAATACGGTCATCTGGTCGTGGACGAATGCCATCACCTGCCGGCATTGAGCTTCGAGCAGCTGGTCCGGCGAGCGAAGGCCAGATATGTCCTTGGCTTGTCAGCGACCGTGACCCGCAAGGACGGGCACCACCCGATCGTCTTCATGCAGTGCGGACCGGTCCGCCATCGAGTCAGTGCGCGCGAACAGGCAGCGGAGCGACCTTTCATCCACAACGTCTGGGTGCGTCCGACGGCCTTCCACGCGCCTTCCGCCGGCGGCGCCGACCTGCGCGTCCAGTTCCATGATCTGTACGAGGCACTGATCGCCGACGACAGACGGAATCGACTGATCGTCGACGACGTCGCGGCGGCAGTGCGCGAGGGACGTTCGCCGGTCGTGCTGACCGAACGAACCGGTCATCTCGAACAGCTGGCCGAGCGACTGGAACCGATCGTGCGCCACTTGGTGGTCCTGCGCGGCGGCATGGGCAGGAGGCAATTGCAGGAGGCGCTCGCGCGACTGGTGGCCATCCCGGAGAGCGAGGAACGGGTCGTCCTGGCGACCGGTGGCTACCTCGGCGAGGGCTTTGACGACGCCCGTCTCGACACCCTGTTCCTGACGCTGCCGGTCTCCTGGCGCGGAACGATTGCCCAGTACGCCGGCCGTCTGCATCGCCTGCACGACAGCAAGCGGGAGGTCCGCATCTACGACTACGCCGACCTCAATGTGCCGCTGCTGGCGCGGATGTTCGACCGGCGCTGCAAGGGCTACGAAGCGGTCGGGTACACCATTCTGCTGCCGGCCAGCGCGGTGCCCGGCTGGCCACCGGAGGTGCCGCTTCCGGTCGAGGCGGAATGGAAGCGCGCTTACGCTGCCAGCGTCCAGCGCCTGCTGCGCGACGGGGTGGACGCGCCGCTCGGCGAGCTGTTCGTGCACGCCGCTGGCACGTTCGAGCCGGGGGCGAGCGGTGCCGGGCGCGCGCGCAGCGCCAGCGAAGCCTTCCTCCATCGGCGTTTGCAGACGCTTCCTGACACCGCCGGGAAGTTTCGTCTCAACGTCGTATTGTCGATTCCTTTCGACGGACGTGGCGGAATGGAGGTGGATCTGCTCGCCGCTGAGGCGCGCGTGGCGGTCGAAGTCGATGGCCCGCAACACTTGGCCGACGCCACAGCCTACCGCCGCGACCGGCGCAAGGACGCGCTGTTGCAGGAGAACGGTTATGTCGTGCTGCGCTTTCTCGCCGAGGATGTCGGCAAGCATCTCGATGAGGTTCTCGACATGGTCCTGCGCACCCTGGCGCGCCGGCAGCGGGAGCTGACTCCGGGCCAGGGGTGA
- a CDS encoding AAA family ATPase, whose amino-acid sequence MLARETTPSTIVRYLDEYVIGQDEAKKVLAVAVYSHYRKIATLRNDQGAIAKSNVLLVGPSGTGKTLLCDTLSRLLKVPFVTADATSLAQTKYANEEIEAALQRLLDKADGRIEDAQRGIVFIDEIDKLRSPNAAAGSSSGESVQHALLKIMEGSPVKLKDNRYIDTANILFICGGAFVGLENIMARTHGFGFIATSADDNQNILDRLNKRVKPTDLFEFGLIPEFTGRLPVIARLHELSKPMLVRIMSTARNSIYRQYIAIFRDEGVELSIGPRVFEQIAELAMEYKTGARSLRGIFEELITPILYLIPDNPEICKVEISSLFEDARYFRRK is encoded by the coding sequence TTGCTCGCCAGAGAAACGACGCCCAGCACCATCGTCAGGTACCTCGATGAGTACGTCATCGGCCAGGATGAGGCCAAGAAGGTGCTCGCCGTCGCGGTCTATTCGCACTACCGCAAGATCGCCACCCTGCGCAATGACCAGGGGGCGATCGCCAAGAGCAACGTGCTCCTCGTCGGCCCCTCCGGCACCGGCAAGACGCTGCTCTGCGACACGCTGTCGCGCCTGCTGAAGGTGCCCTTCGTCACCGCCGACGCCACCTCGCTGGCGCAGACCAAGTACGCCAACGAGGAAATCGAGGCGGCACTGCAGCGGCTGCTCGACAAGGCCGACGGCCGCATCGAGGACGCGCAGCGCGGCATCGTCTTCATCGACGAGATCGACAAGCTGCGCTCGCCGAACGCCGCGGCGGGAAGCAGTTCGGGCGAGAGCGTGCAGCATGCGCTGCTCAAGATCATGGAGGGCTCGCCGGTCAAGCTGAAGGACAACCGCTACATCGACACGGCGAACATCCTGTTCATCTGCGGCGGCGCCTTCGTCGGGCTCGAGAACATCATGGCGCGGACGCACGGCTTCGGCTTCATCGCCACCTCGGCCGACGACAACCAGAACATCCTCGACCGGCTCAACAAGCGCGTCAAGCCGACCGACCTGTTCGAGTTCGGGCTGATCCCCGAGTTCACCGGTCGCCTGCCGGTGATCGCCCGGCTGCACGAGCTGAGCAAGCCAATGCTGGTGCGCATCATGAGCACGGCCCGGAATTCGATCTATCGCCAGTACATCGCGATCTTCCGCGACGAAGGCGTCGAACTGAGCATCGGCCCGCGCGTGTTCGAGCAGATCGCCGAACTCGCCATGGAGTACAAGACCGGCGCACGCAGCCTGCGGGGCATCTTCGAGGAACTGATCACGCCGATCCTCTACCTGATACCGGACAACCCGGAGATCTGCAAGGTTGAAATCTCCTCATTGTTTGAAGACGCCCGTTATTTCCGGCGCAAGTGA
- a CDS encoding alpha/beta hydrolase yields the protein MFQNHLLYFPQRAGVGEMTSGGLAPWPGAEDFRGLLAEPAGPARATAIVFHGNAGHAAHRQFYSDALVPLGLRVILAEYPAYGPRAGELGETSLVADAERTIALAHERYGGPLLIIGESLGAGVAAAASARQRAAIGGLLLITPWDRLENVASHHYPLLPVKLLLRDRYDSSSHLAGLQRPVLVAVAADDRIVPARFGRALYDGLPQPKRLALIEGADHNDWFYRLDENWWRQAIDFLLEVRD from the coding sequence ATGTTCCAGAACCATCTGCTCTACTTCCCGCAGCGCGCCGGCGTCGGCGAGATGACCTCCGGCGGCCTCGCTCCCTGGCCGGGCGCCGAGGACTTCCGCGGACTGCTGGCCGAGCCCGCCGGCCCGGCACGCGCGACGGCGATCGTCTTCCATGGCAATGCCGGGCACGCCGCCCACCGCCAGTTCTACAGCGACGCACTGGTGCCGCTCGGCCTGCGCGTCATCCTCGCCGAGTATCCGGCCTATGGACCGCGCGCCGGCGAGCTTGGCGAGACCAGCCTGGTGGCCGACGCCGAACGGACGATCGCGCTCGCGCATGAGCGTTACGGCGGACCCCTCCTGATCATTGGCGAATCGCTCGGCGCCGGCGTCGCCGCGGCAGCCAGTGCGCGCCAGCGCGCGGCGATCGGCGGCCTGCTGCTGATCACGCCGTGGGACAGGCTGGAAAACGTCGCCAGCCACCACTACCCGCTGCTGCCGGTGAAGCTGCTGCTGCGCGACCGTTACGACAGCAGCAGTCATCTCGCCGGCCTGCAGCGGCCGGTACTGGTCGCCGTTGCCGCCGACGACCGGATCGTCCCCGCCCGCTTCGGGCGCGCGCTGTACGATGGGCTGCCGCAACCCAAGCGCCTGGCGCTGATCGAGGGCGCCGATCACAACGACTGGTTCTATCGGCTCGACGAGAACTGGTGGCGGCAGGCGATCGACTTCCTGCTCGAGGTGCGCGACTGA